A single window of Vibrio stylophorae DNA harbors:
- a CDS encoding DUF2069 domain-containing protein — protein MLKDQNKHKREGQNLALYSQLLLMLWVGSWHLWLSPHPHFSPLIITTLWLLPLALPLYAIGKRQVKALQYNGFLLMIYVIHGATLLLSNNEWQLAAIELILTLLCFSTQVMMIRRWHPPTQKKDKKAEIDNQR, from the coding sequence TTGCTTAAGGATCAGAATAAGCACAAGCGCGAAGGTCAAAACCTCGCGCTCTATAGCCAACTGCTACTCATGCTCTGGGTTGGTAGTTGGCATCTATGGCTCAGCCCACATCCGCATTTCTCACCACTCATCATCACCACACTTTGGCTATTACCGCTTGCGCTGCCGCTTTATGCTATTGGCAAACGACAGGTCAAAGCCCTGCAATATAATGGCTTTCTGTTGATGATCTACGTTATCCACGGCGCCACACTCTTGCTCTCAAATAATGAATGGCAATTGGCTGCCATAGAGCTCATATTAACGCTGCTGTGCTTTTCCACGCAGGTCATGATGATTCGCCGCTGGCACCCACCAACCCAAAAGAAAGATAAAAAAGCTGAAATAGACAATCAGCGCTAA
- the purN gene encoding phosphoribosylglycinamide formyltransferase encodes MSAMVKGGIVVVISGHGSNLQALIDASVRGEITAPIRAVISNKADAFGLERARLANIPALSLNVKDYADRAQFDQALADCIAEFEPSLVVLAGYMRILSAEFVQRFSGKMLNIHPSLLPKYPGLNTHQRAIEQGDSHAGTSVHFVTEELDGGPVLMQLMVAIEDGETEARLKAKVQKLEHALYPTVVQWCLEGRFTLQGNHAYLDGQRLEAPLIPLYDSHLA; translated from the coding sequence ATGTCTGCCATGGTCAAAGGCGGGATTGTGGTGGTGATCTCAGGTCACGGCTCCAATCTACAAGCGCTGATTGATGCCAGTGTGCGCGGTGAAATCACCGCGCCCATTCGTGCGGTGATCAGCAATAAAGCCGATGCTTTTGGCCTTGAGCGCGCTCGCCTTGCGAATATTCCAGCGCTCAGCCTTAACGTGAAAGACTACGCCGACCGCGCGCAATTTGATCAAGCCTTAGCCGATTGTATTGCTGAATTTGAGCCAAGCTTGGTTGTGCTCGCGGGTTATATGCGTATTTTAAGTGCTGAATTTGTGCAGCGATTTAGCGGCAAAATGCTCAATATTCACCCCTCTCTTTTGCCAAAATATCCAGGACTCAATACCCATCAGCGCGCCATTGAACAAGGCGACAGCCATGCGGGTACCAGTGTGCATTTCGTGACTGAAGAGCTCGATGGCGGCCCTGTTTTAATGCAGCTGATGGTGGCCATTGAAGATGGTGAGACTGAAGCGCGTTTAAAAGCGAAGGTACAAAAGCTTGAACATGCGCTATACCCAACTGTTGTGCAGTGGTGCCTTGAAGGTCGATTCACCTTGCAAGGTAATCATGCGTACTTAGATGGTCAGCGACTTGAAGCGCCACTCATTCCGCTCTATGACAGTCATCTGGCATAA
- a CDS encoding uracil-xanthine permease family protein, whose protein sequence is MTQARTLQSVARDALTGGQMLFVAFGALVLVPLITGLDPNVAFFTAGIGTLIFQFCTKRQVPVFLASSFAFIAPISAGIGNWGVADTLGGLIAAGGLYLVLSALVKWRGVGMLHRYLPPVVVGPVIMVIGLNLAPVAVSQAMGVLSGEQVVDPSTALFISISTLTTTLLVAILGRGIFRLIPILAGITVGYSLSLYFGLVDFSKFANVPWFAMPNFTAPSFNWEAILFILPVAIAPAIEHIGDILAISSVTGKDYLKKPGLHRTMLGDGLATMAAAAFGGPPNTTYSEVTGAVMLTKAFNPVIMTWAAVIAILVSFTAPLGVFLQTIPTVVMGGIMTLLFGSIAVVGMNTLVRHKVDLNDARNLCIVSVILIFGIGGMAINISVGGPAAEMLELCKQTPLASNMVEACANLEKPRNFALQGIALCSIVGILLNLLLPKSKPE, encoded by the coding sequence ATGACTCAGGCTCGAACCCTGCAATCTGTGGCTCGAGATGCGCTCACCGGCGGTCAGATGCTATTCGTCGCATTTGGTGCACTGGTGCTAGTCCCACTCATTACTGGTCTTGACCCCAATGTGGCCTTTTTTACTGCTGGTATTGGTACCCTTATTTTCCAATTTTGCACCAAACGCCAAGTGCCGGTATTTTTGGCTTCATCTTTTGCGTTTATTGCGCCAATCAGTGCCGGTATTGGTAACTGGGGTGTGGCTGATACCCTTGGCGGCTTGATTGCTGCGGGTGGCCTCTATCTTGTTTTGAGTGCGCTAGTGAAATGGCGTGGCGTGGGCATGCTACATCGCTATTTGCCACCTGTCGTGGTTGGCCCAGTGATTATGGTGATTGGTTTGAACCTTGCGCCTGTTGCTGTTAGCCAAGCCATGGGCGTATTGAGTGGTGAGCAAGTGGTTGATCCAAGCACCGCGCTCTTTATCTCAATTTCAACCTTGACCACCACCTTGTTGGTGGCCATTTTAGGTCGCGGTATTTTCCGTTTGATTCCTATTTTGGCAGGTATCACTGTCGGTTATAGCCTATCGCTTTACTTTGGTTTGGTTGATTTCTCTAAATTTGCCAATGTGCCATGGTTTGCGATGCCAAACTTCACGGCGCCAAGTTTTAACTGGGAAGCGATTTTATTCATTTTGCCAGTGGCGATTGCACCTGCGATTGAACATATCGGTGATATTTTGGCGATTAGCTCAGTAACCGGTAAAGACTATCTGAAAAAGCCAGGTCTGCACCGTACCATGTTGGGTGATGGCCTAGCGACTATGGCCGCAGCTGCATTTGGTGGTCCACCAAATACCACTTACTCAGAGGTAACGGGTGCGGTGATGCTAACCAAAGCCTTTAACCCAGTGATCATGACTTGGGCGGCAGTGATTGCCATCTTGGTTTCTTTCACTGCGCCATTGGGTGTGTTCCTGCAAACCATTCCAACTGTGGTGATGGGCGGTATTATGACCCTGCTCTTTGGTTCGATTGCTGTGGTGGGGATGAACACCTTGGTTCGCCATAAAGTGGATCTGAATGATGCGCGTAACCTATGTATCGTATCTGTGATTCTAATTTTTGGTATCGGTGGTATGGCGATTAACATTTCTGTGGGCGGTCCTGCAGCAGAAATGCTTGAGCTATGTAAGCAAACACCGCTTGCATCGAATATGGTTGAAGCTTGTGCCAACCTAGAAAAGCCGCGTAATTTCGCGCTTCAAGGTATCGCACTGTGTTCAATTGTTGGTATTTTGCTCAATCTACTGTTACCTAAATCGAAGCCTGAGTAA
- the hda gene encoding DnaA inactivator Hda has translation MTKHAQLSLNVLLPDDETFASFYAAQNQTVIDAVQACASGSGNPLLYLFGPQGAGRTHLLHAACAQATQADRQASYIPLEKYAQLSPSILDGLENLSLVCLDNIDAIAGESVWEEAIFDLYNRIVEKRRAHLLVSGRQSPKHLGLALPDLISRLDWSTNYKLAPLSDSEKLAAMQHRAHLRGFELTDEVGQFLLKRLSRDMRTLFETLDQLDLASIEAKRKLTIPFVKSALSL, from the coding sequence TTGACCAAACACGCACAGCTTTCTTTGAATGTTCTTCTGCCTGACGATGAAACCTTTGCCAGTTTCTATGCAGCGCAAAACCAAACCGTGATCGATGCGGTTCAAGCCTGTGCATCTGGCTCTGGTAATCCATTACTTTATCTTTTTGGCCCGCAGGGTGCAGGTCGAACTCATCTTTTGCACGCAGCCTGTGCACAGGCAACGCAAGCCGACCGTCAAGCAAGCTATATTCCCCTTGAAAAATACGCACAATTATCGCCCTCGATTTTAGATGGTCTGGAAAATCTGTCCTTGGTCTGTCTGGATAATATCGATGCCATTGCTGGTGAGAGTGTGTGGGAAGAGGCGATTTTCGATCTCTATAATCGTATAGTGGAAAAGCGTCGTGCTCATTTGCTTGTTTCAGGACGGCAATCGCCCAAACATTTGGGGCTAGCGCTCCCTGATCTGATTTCACGCTTAGATTGGAGCACCAATTATAAATTGGCGCCGCTCTCTGATAGTGAAAAATTGGCGGCCATGCAGCATCGCGCTCATTTGCGTGGTTTTGAGCTGACCGATGAGGTGGGGCAATTCTTGCTGAAGCGTTTAAGCCGCGATATGCGAACCCTGTTTGAAACCCTTGATCAGCTTGATCTTGCTTCGATTGAAGCCAAGCGTAAGCTGACGATTCCCTTCGTAAAATCCGCGCTCTCACTTTAG
- the upp gene encoding uracil phosphoribosyltransferase translates to MKIVEVKHPLVKHKIGLMREGDISTKRFRELATEVGSLLTYEATADFELEKVTIDGWNGPVEVDQIKGKKVTVVPILRAGLGMMDGVLEHIPSARISVVGIYRDEETLEPVPYFHKLAPSIEERVALVVDPMLATGGSMIATIDLLKENGCEHIKVLVLVAAPEGIAALEKAHPDVELYTAAIDQRLNDKGYIIPGLGDAGDKIFGTK, encoded by the coding sequence ATGAAAATTGTTGAAGTGAAACACCCGTTGGTGAAACACAAGATTGGTCTGATGCGCGAAGGGGATATCAGTACTAAGCGTTTTCGTGAACTTGCAACCGAGGTCGGTAGCTTGCTGACCTACGAAGCAACCGCTGATTTTGAACTTGAGAAAGTAACCATCGACGGTTGGAATGGTCCTGTGGAAGTGGATCAAATCAAAGGTAAAAAAGTAACGGTTGTGCCAATTCTTCGTGCTGGTCTAGGCATGATGGATGGTGTGCTAGAGCATATTCCAAGTGCACGTATCAGCGTGGTGGGTATCTACCGCGATGAAGAAACCCTTGAGCCAGTGCCTTATTTCCACAAGCTTGCGCCAAGCATTGAAGAGCGTGTGGCTTTGGTGGTTGACCCAATGTTGGCAACAGGTGGTTCAATGATCGCAACTATCGATCTGCTTAAAGAAAATGGTTGTGAGCATATCAAGGTATTGGTACTCGTGGCTGCGCCTGAAGGGATTGCCGCGCTTGAAAAAGCGCACCCAGATGTGGAGCTATATACCGCTGCTATTGATCAACGCCTGAACGACAAGGGCTACATTATTCCGGGTCTAGGCGACGCCGGCGATAAGATTTTTGGCACAAAATAA
- a CDS encoding class II glutamine amidotransferase has product MCELLGMSANVPTDICFSFTGLMQRGGNTGPHRDGWGITFYEGKGFRTFKDPNPSCQSKIAELVQQYPIKSCAVVSHIRQANRGEVKLENTHPFTRELWGRYWTFAHNGQLSHYENLPTGRYIPVGETDSELAFCWLLNQLEQQFIALPADLTALYQFIAQCCDKLRSLGVFNMLLSDGESVFTYCSNNLHWITRRAPFGEASLIDEDVVIDFQQETTPNDVVTVIATQPLTNNEQWHKMRPGEYCVFHLGELKATNHGFCAPQLPPNAQPKSA; this is encoded by the coding sequence ATGTGCGAGCTGCTTGGCATGAGTGCCAATGTGCCAACAGATATCTGTTTTAGTTTTACTGGTTTGATGCAGCGCGGTGGCAACACTGGGCCGCATCGAGATGGTTGGGGAATTACCTTTTACGAGGGCAAAGGATTTCGCACCTTTAAGGACCCCAACCCCAGTTGCCAATCTAAAATTGCTGAGCTCGTTCAGCAATATCCCATCAAAAGCTGCGCCGTGGTGAGTCATATTCGCCAAGCCAATCGTGGCGAAGTCAAACTGGAAAATACCCATCCCTTTACGCGAGAATTATGGGGTCGTTATTGGACCTTTGCTCATAATGGCCAGTTATCGCACTATGAAAATTTACCCACGGGCCGCTACATTCCTGTCGGCGAAACGGATAGTGAATTGGCGTTTTGTTGGTTGCTCAATCAGCTGGAGCAGCAATTTATTGCACTGCCTGCGGACTTAACTGCGCTCTATCAATTTATTGCCCAGTGCTGCGATAAACTGCGTAGCCTCGGGGTGTTTAATATGTTGCTCAGTGATGGTGAGTCGGTGTTTACCTATTGCAGTAACAATCTGCATTGGATCACTCGCCGCGCACCCTTTGGTGAAGCTTCATTGATTGATGAAGATGTGGTGATCGATTTTCAGCAAGAAACCACGCCCAATGATGTGGTTACTGTGATCGCTACGCAGCCGCTGACCAACAATGAGCAGTGGCACAAAATGCGTCCAGGTGAATACTGTGTTTTCCATTTGGGAGAGCTAAAAGCCACCAATCATGGTTTTTGTGCGCCGCAACTGCCGCCTAATGCGCAGCCAAAATCAGCTTAA
- the lpcA gene encoding D-sedoheptulose 7-phosphate isomerase — MYQDAILNELKEAATVLDQFLSNPDNIAQIEAAAKLLADSFKAGGKVLSCGNGGSHCDAMHFAEELTGRYRENRPGYPAIAISDVSHLSCVSNDFGYEYVFSRYVEAVGMQGDVLLGLSTSGNSGNIIKAIEAAKAKGMKTIALTGKDGGKMAGMADIEIRVPHFGYADRIQEVHIKVIHILMMLIEAEMEKA, encoded by the coding sequence ATGTACCAAGATGCCATTTTGAATGAACTGAAAGAAGCCGCCACAGTGCTGGACCAGTTTTTGTCAAACCCTGACAATATTGCGCAAATTGAAGCAGCAGCAAAGCTGCTCGCTGATAGTTTTAAAGCGGGTGGTAAGGTGCTCTCTTGCGGTAACGGTGGCTCACACTGCGATGCCATGCATTTTGCAGAAGAGCTGACTGGCCGCTACCGTGAAAACCGTCCTGGTTATCCGGCGATTGCGATCTCTGATGTGAGTCATCTCTCTTGCGTGAGTAATGACTTCGGTTATGAATATGTCTTCTCACGCTACGTTGAAGCCGTGGGTATGCAAGGGGATGTGTTGCTTGGCTTATCAACTTCAGGCAATTCAGGCAACATCATCAAAGCTATTGAAGCGGCAAAAGCAAAAGGCATGAAGACCATTGCTTTGACCGGTAAAGATGGCGGCAAAATGGCCGGTATGGCGGATATCGAAATTCGTGTACCTCATTTTGGCTATGCTGATCGCATTCAAGAAGTGCATATCAAAGTCATTCATATTCTAATGATGTTGATTGAAGCAGAAATGGAAAAAGCATAA
- a CDS encoding DUF2066 domain-containing protein produces the protein MIGRFFLSSGLHMWKQIWVALLLLVSAQCLAANEYRTQLSSTEREANSALLSQGLAQVLVQLTGDRAIVEQPLVKKALATPENYLASSSSDQREAQVIWQFGYSASQLDTLLKETKQGYWGGVRAPVLVWLVVDNGSERRIIWDQDSSDYDQLLRQAAQHLAVPVQMPIGDLDDAMAISVPDIWGGFSQPIATASERYQAKSVLVIKARQAGHQPLQAQWQLWNMPASRMGGQSASISGQGMVGADGALADVFTQVVQYHAKLNAPKEIDPQATQSTGLALRVYQIHNSKDYFELERMLKSLTSVAQVKLRNITGDYADVELKLLSGEDQFYQDLLNDGRVQKKALPKAPAVVVTTPKKDPEQALTTVDKMQYKADSATETPVQAVQKPEVVTPTMGYFWQPNQDS, from the coding sequence ATGATCGGGCGATTTTTTTTATCCAGTGGTTTGCATATGTGGAAACAAATTTGGGTCGCGTTGTTGTTGCTTGTAAGCGCTCAATGTCTCGCGGCAAATGAATATCGAACTCAGTTGAGTAGCACCGAAAGGGAAGCAAATTCGGCGCTATTGAGCCAAGGCTTGGCGCAAGTATTGGTTCAATTAACCGGCGATCGAGCCATTGTCGAGCAGCCACTGGTGAAAAAAGCCTTAGCAACGCCTGAAAATTATCTTGCGAGTAGCAGCTCTGATCAGCGTGAAGCGCAAGTGATTTGGCAATTTGGTTATAGCGCGAGTCAGCTTGATACACTGCTCAAAGAAACTAAGCAAGGTTATTGGGGCGGCGTGCGCGCACCTGTGTTGGTCTGGCTGGTAGTGGATAATGGCAGCGAGCGCCGAATCATTTGGGATCAAGACAGCAGCGATTATGATCAACTGCTGCGTCAAGCTGCGCAACATTTAGCTGTGCCTGTGCAAATGCCTATTGGTGATTTGGATGATGCTATGGCGATCTCGGTGCCTGATATTTGGGGCGGCTTTAGTCAGCCTATCGCTACGGCTAGTGAGCGTTATCAGGCCAAATCTGTCTTGGTGATCAAGGCGCGCCAAGCAGGCCATCAGCCGCTGCAGGCACAATGGCAACTTTGGAATATGCCAGCATCTCGCATGGGTGGGCAGTCGGCATCGATCAGTGGTCAAGGCATGGTTGGTGCTGATGGCGCTTTGGCTGATGTCTTTACCCAAGTGGTGCAATATCATGCCAAGTTAAACGCACCAAAAGAGATTGATCCTCAAGCGACGCAAAGCACAGGGCTTGCGCTGCGAGTGTATCAAATTCATAACAGCAAAGATTACTTTGAGCTTGAGCGCATGTTAAAAAGCTTAACCAGTGTGGCGCAAGTGAAACTGCGCAATATCACAGGGGATTATGCTGATGTGGAGCTGAAGCTTTTAAGCGGTGAAGATCAGTTTTATCAAGATCTGCTCAATGATGGTCGCGTGCAGAAAAAAGCGTTACCGAAAGCGCCTGCAGTGGTCGTAACAACGCCCAAAAAAGATCCAGAACAAGCGCTTACCACGGTTGATAAGATGCAATACAAGGCTGACTCGGCAACTGAAACGCCAGTTCAAGCGGTTCAAAAGCCAGAGGTTGTGACTCCGACAATGGGATATTTCTGGCAACCAAATCAAGATTCGTGA
- the purM gene encoding phosphoribosylformylglycinamidine cyclo-ligase translates to MSTNNTSLSYKDAGVDIDAGNALVDRIKGVVKKTRRPEVMGGIGGFGALCELPKKYKEPVLVSGTDGVGTKLRLAMDLKKHDSIGIDLVAMCVNDLIVQGAEPLFFLDYYATGKLDVDTAAAVVAGIGEGCLQSGCSLIGGETAEMPGMYHGEDYDVAGFCVGVAEKSEVIDGSKVKAGDALIALASSGPHSNGYSLVRKIIEVSKADLSADLDGKPLSEHLLAPTKIYVKSVLKLLETTPVHAISHITGGGFWENIPRVLPANTKAVVKGASWQWPAIFNWLQEKGNVETYEMYRTFNCGVGLIMALPAELAEQAIAILNAEGENAWLLGHIDHAADGEEQVEIL, encoded by the coding sequence GTGAGCACGAATAACACGTCACTGAGCTACAAAGATGCAGGTGTTGACATTGACGCGGGGAATGCGTTGGTCGATCGAATTAAAGGGGTAGTTAAAAAAACTCGTCGTCCTGAAGTGATGGGCGGGATTGGTGGTTTTGGCGCACTATGCGAACTACCAAAGAAATACAAAGAGCCTGTTTTGGTCTCTGGTACTGACGGTGTAGGTACCAAACTACGCCTCGCTATGGATTTGAAAAAGCACGACAGCATCGGCATCGATTTGGTGGCCATGTGTGTCAACGATTTGATTGTTCAAGGTGCAGAGCCCCTCTTCTTCTTGGACTACTATGCAACCGGTAAACTTGATGTCGACACAGCAGCGGCTGTCGTTGCCGGCATCGGCGAAGGCTGTTTGCAATCTGGCTGTTCACTGATTGGTGGTGAAACGGCTGAAATGCCTGGGATGTACCATGGCGAAGATTACGACGTAGCAGGTTTTTGCGTCGGTGTTGCTGAAAAATCAGAAGTGATTGATGGCAGCAAAGTGAAAGCGGGCGATGCGCTGATTGCCTTGGCATCTAGCGGCCCACACTCCAATGGCTACTCTTTGGTTCGTAAAATCATTGAAGTCAGCAAAGCTGATTTGTCCGCAGATCTTGACGGCAAGCCGCTATCAGAGCACCTACTGGCGCCAACTAAGATTTATGTGAAATCTGTACTGAAGCTACTTGAAACCACCCCTGTACATGCCATTTCTCACATTACTGGCGGCGGCTTCTGGGAAAATATTCCTCGCGTATTGCCAGCCAATACCAAAGCTGTGGTGAAAGGTGCAAGCTGGCAATGGCCTGCAATCTTCAACTGGCTACAAGAGAAAGGCAATGTTGAAACCTACGAAATGTACCGCACCTTTAACTGCGGCGTGGGTTTGATCATGGCGTTGCCAGCAGAACTTGCTGAGCAAGCCATCGCTATTTTGAATGCCGAAGGCGAAAACGCATGGCTACTCGGTCATATTGACCACGCAGCCGATGGCGAAGAGCAGGTCGAAATCCTGTAA
- the arsC gene encoding arsenate reductase (glutaredoxin) (This arsenate reductase requires both glutathione and glutaredoxin to convert arsenate to arsenite, after which the efflux transporter formed by ArsA and ArsB can extrude the arsenite from the cell, providing resistance.): MMTQIYHNPRCSKSRETLALLQEHHIEVEEIRYLDTPPTAATIESLLKALGFDSARQLMRQKEELYKTLNLANEQNEDALIAAMIANPKLIERPIVVHGEKAAIGRPPAQVLALFA; this comes from the coding sequence TTGATGACTCAGATTTACCACAACCCTCGCTGCTCAAAGAGCCGTGAAACATTGGCGCTTTTACAGGAGCATCACATTGAGGTAGAAGAGATTCGCTATCTCGATACGCCGCCGACAGCAGCAACCATTGAGTCGCTACTCAAAGCCTTGGGATTTGACTCAGCACGCCAACTAATGCGCCAAAAAGAAGAGCTCTACAAAACGCTCAACTTAGCAAACGAGCAAAATGAAGATGCCTTAATTGCCGCCATGATTGCCAATCCAAAATTGATTGAGCGCCCGATTGTGGTTCATGGTGAAAAAGCGGCCATTGGTCGCCCACCCGCGCAAGTATTGGCACTTTTTGCTTAA
- a CDS encoding beta-barrel assembly-enhancing protease translates to MRTTFFRSLKMTLLSTTLAMLPAMGQANNLPDMGTTAAATLSIEMESQYGDAYMRMLRASRPIISDPVLQSYINDLGNQLVANASDVKTPFTFFLIRNSEVNAFAFFGGYVGLHTGLFLHAQDESELASVMAHEIAHVTQRHLARSMEEQAKRSPAALAAMIGSLLLAAASPEAGIAAIHATTAANMQGQINYTRSNEQEADRVGIETLYRSGFDPYGMPNFFGRLADQFRYVSKPPAMLLTHPLPESRITDSRLRAEQYPRQLDQNHLAFHLAKARVIARFSGLQAQQSRDWFIRRQAKAQGVFADSLQYGLAIVALDQHQYQQAQTLLNPLLKKSPNNRFYLDVATDIDLGLKRYDIAAKRLENALKLAPDNAVLELNLANVYLNSKQYAPAIRLLQRYTHQRPNETVGWNLLAQAYANHQQLAESYAAQGEVMALRGQWQKAINRYIEASRISELGSLNQARFDARIDQLRREQVRFNALRN, encoded by the coding sequence ATGCGCACTACTTTTTTCCGCTCATTGAAGATGACACTGCTCAGTACCACACTGGCTATGCTGCCAGCGATGGGCCAAGCCAATAATCTGCCCGATATGGGAACCACAGCTGCGGCCACACTCTCCATTGAAATGGAGAGTCAATATGGCGATGCCTATATGCGTATGCTGCGCGCCAGCCGCCCTATCATTAGCGATCCCGTACTACAAAGCTATATCAATGATCTTGGCAATCAATTGGTTGCCAATGCGAGCGATGTCAAAACGCCCTTTACTTTCTTTTTAATTCGCAATTCTGAAGTCAACGCCTTTGCTTTTTTTGGCGGCTATGTGGGGTTACATACTGGACTGTTTTTACATGCCCAAGATGAAAGCGAATTGGCCTCAGTCATGGCGCACGAAATTGCTCACGTTACTCAGCGCCACCTAGCGCGCAGTATGGAGGAACAAGCCAAGCGCTCTCCCGCAGCACTGGCAGCAATGATTGGTAGTTTGCTCTTAGCAGCGGCATCGCCTGAAGCGGGTATTGCCGCCATCCATGCAACCACGGCAGCCAATATGCAAGGGCAAATCAACTACACCCGTAGTAATGAGCAAGAAGCCGATCGCGTGGGCATTGAAACCCTGTATCGCAGCGGCTTTGACCCTTACGGCATGCCTAACTTTTTCGGACGTCTAGCCGATCAGTTCCGTTATGTCAGCAAACCGCCGGCCATGCTACTGACTCACCCCTTACCTGAGTCACGCATTACCGACTCACGTTTGCGTGCCGAGCAATACCCAAGACAACTCGATCAAAACCATCTTGCCTTTCATTTAGCCAAGGCTCGGGTGATTGCCCGCTTTAGTGGCTTACAAGCGCAGCAAAGTCGAGATTGGTTTATTCGCCGACAAGCCAAAGCGCAGGGCGTATTTGCAGATAGTTTGCAATATGGTCTGGCCATCGTTGCGTTGGATCAGCACCAATATCAGCAGGCGCAAACATTACTCAATCCGCTATTGAAGAAATCTCCCAACAATCGCTTCTATCTCGATGTCGCCACAGATATTGACTTAGGCTTAAAACGTTATGATATCGCGGCGAAACGCCTTGAAAATGCACTAAAACTTGCGCCTGACAACGCAGTGCTTGAGCTCAACTTGGCCAATGTATATCTCAATAGCAAACAGTACGCACCTGCCATTCGATTATTGCAGCGCTATACCCACCAGCGTCCCAATGAAACCGTGGGCTGGAATTTACTCGCGCAGGCCTATGCTAATCATCAACAACTGGCCGAAAGTTATGCTGCGCAGGGTGAAGTGATGGCGCTTCGCGGCCAATGGCAAAAAGCCATCAACCGATATATTGAGGCCAGTCGCATTAGTGAGCTGGGTAGCTTAAATCAAGCCAGATTTGATGCGCGAATTGACCAGCTTCGGCGTGAACAAGTGCGATTTAATGCGCTAAGAAACTAA